From the genome of Leptolyngbya subtilissima AS-A7, one region includes:
- a CDS encoding endonuclease domain-containing protein, with product MAKDSPRIRGTTRSIEQAARELRQNLTPAETRLWKALRGRQLNGLRFRCQHPVGRFIVDFYCPSCKLVIEVDGSVHNQQEAYDKARTEHLQDFGYCVLRFSNAEVADNLAVVLDRIAQVAESRSSSELRG from the coding sequence ATGGCCAAGGACTCTCCAAGGATTCGTGGTACTACTCGGTCAATTGAGCAGGCTGCCCGAGAGTTAAGGCAAAACCTTACCCCTGCTGAGACAAGACTGTGGAAAGCATTGCGAGGACGGCAGTTGAACGGACTCAGGTTCCGATGTCAGCATCCTGTGGGACGATTCATTGTTGACTTTTACTGCCCATCCTGCAAATTGGTTATTGAAGTTGATGGTAGCGTTCATAACCAGCAAGAAGCCTACGACAAAGCGCGGACAGAGCATCTTCAAGATTTCGGTTATTGCGTTTTGCGATTCTCAAATGCAGAGGTCGCGGACAATCTGGCCGTTGTTCTCGATCGTATTGCTCAAGTTGCAGAATCCCGGTCCTCTTCAGAATTGAGGGGCTAG
- a CDS encoding sensor domain-containing phosphodiesterase translates to MSASSAEGESIDEVVLDALCAIRLYLDMEVAFIAEFSGGRRRFRYVDSSLEHPPIAVGDSNPLEESYCQRVVDGRLPELIQDASAIPAALELPVTMDLPVGAHLSVPIRLGNGQLYGTFCCFSTRPDFTLGNRDLSIMRVFANFASRQIGRELATQRQYREMRQRIVSVLESESFTIVYQPIVHLGDNKIIGFEALTRFWSRPIRSPDVWFNEAAEVGLSEELEMAAIAKALTGFDQLPDDIYLSLNVSPDNILNGAIHRALHNAPLDRIVLEVTEHVPIPDYSQFGQALAPLRDRGIRLAVDDAGSGYASFLHILKLKPEIIKLDIGLIRDIDTDLNRRALTAALVGFAQESGSQLVAEGVETAPECTALKQLCVNKAQGYLLGHPLPIGETAALFQGQG, encoded by the coding sequence TTGTCGGCATCTAGTGCTGAGGGAGAATCGATCGATGAGGTCGTGCTCGATGCCCTATGCGCCATTCGCCTCTACCTCGATATGGAGGTGGCGTTTATTGCTGAATTTTCGGGTGGTAGACGCCGATTTCGCTATGTCGATTCATCTTTAGAGCATCCACCGATCGCCGTGGGTGACTCAAACCCGCTCGAAGAGAGCTATTGCCAACGCGTTGTCGATGGTCGGCTGCCAGAGCTGATTCAAGATGCCTCAGCAATCCCGGCGGCGCTAGAACTACCGGTCACTATGGACCTGCCGGTGGGAGCCCACCTCAGCGTGCCCATCCGCTTGGGGAACGGGCAGCTCTACGGAACCTTCTGCTGCTTTAGCACTCGGCCCGACTTTACCCTGGGCAATCGCGACTTGTCTATCATGCGCGTGTTTGCCAATTTTGCTTCCCGCCAAATTGGCCGAGAGCTAGCCACCCAGCGCCAGTACCGAGAGATGCGCCAGCGCATTGTCTCAGTGCTAGAGTCTGAATCGTTTACCATCGTCTACCAGCCGATTGTTCACTTAGGAGACAACAAGATCATCGGCTTCGAGGCTCTGACCCGGTTTTGGTCTAGGCCCATTCGCAGCCCTGATGTGTGGTTTAACGAGGCGGCTGAAGTGGGTCTGAGCGAAGAGCTGGAGATGGCAGCGATCGCCAAGGCTCTCACGGGCTTCGACCAACTCCCCGACGATATCTATTTGTCTCTCAACGTCTCGCCCGACAACATCTTGAATGGCGCTATCCATCGAGCCCTCCACAATGCGCCGCTCGATCGCATTGTGCTGGAGGTCACTGAGCATGTGCCCATCCCCGACTATTCCCAGTTCGGCCAAGCCCTAGCACCCCTGCGCGATCGCGGCATTCGCCTCGCCGTCGACGATGCTGGCTCGGGCTACGCGAGTTTCCTGCACATTCTCAAGCTCAAGCCAGAAATCATCAAGCTCGACATCGGACTCATTCGCGATATTGATACCGACCTTAACCGCCGCGCCTTGACCGCTGCGCTAGTCGGGTTTGCCCAAGAAAGTGGCAGCCAACTCGTCGCCGAAGGGGTAGAGACAGCCCCAGAGTGCACTGCCCTAAAGCAGCTTTGCGTCAACAAAGCGCAGGGATATTTGCTCGGGCATCCCCTCCCGATTGGCGAAACCGCAGCGCTGTTTCAGGGCCAGGGCTAA